One segment of Solanum stenotomum isolate F172 chromosome 1, ASM1918654v1, whole genome shotgun sequence DNA contains the following:
- the LOC125861810 gene encoding squalene synthase isoform X1: MGTLRAILKNPDDLYPLIKLKLASRHAEKQIPPEPHWGFCYLMLQKVSRSFALVIQQLPVELRDAVCIFYLVLRALDTVEDDTSIPTDVKVPILISFHQHVYDREWHFACGTKEYKVLMDQFHHVSTAFLELGKLYQQAIEDITMRMGAGMAKFICKEVETTDDYDEYCHYVAGLVGLGLSKLFHASGTEDLASDSLSNSMGLFLQKTNIIRDYLEDINEVPKCRMFWPREIWSKYVNKLEDLKYEENSVKAVQCLNEMVTNALSHVEDCLTYMFNLRDPAIFRFCAIPQVMAIGTLAMCYDNIEVFRGVVKMRRGLTAKVIDRTKTMADVYGAFFDFSCMLKSKVNNNDPNATKTLKRLDAILKTCRDSETLNKRKSYIIRSEPNYSPVLIVVIFIILAIILAQLSGNRS, encoded by the exons ATGGGAACATTGAGGGCGATTCTGAAGAATCCAGATGATTTGTATCCATTGATAAAGCTGAAACTAGCGTCTAGACATGCGGAGAAGCAGATCCCGCCGGAGCCACATTGGGGCTTCTGTTACTTAATGCTTCAAAAGGTCTCTCGTAGTTTTGCTCTCGTCATTCAACAGCTTCCTGTCGAGCTTCGTGATGCT GTATGCATATTCTATTTGGTCCTTCGAGCACTTGACACTGTTG AGGATGATACCAGCATACCCACCGATGTTAAAGTACCTATTCTGATCTCTTTTCATCAGCATGTTTATGATCGCGAATGGCACTTTGCAT GTGGTACGAAGGAGTACAAGGTTCTCATGGACCAATTCCATCATGTTTCAACTGCTTTTCTGGAACTTGGTAAACT TTATCAGCAGGCAATTGAGGACATTACCATGAGGATGGGTGCAGGAATGGCAAAATTTATATGCAAGGAG GTGGAAACAACTGATGATTATGACGAATACTGTCACTATGTAGCTGGGCTTGTTGGGCTAGGATTGTCAAAACTGTTCCATGCCTCTGGGACAGAAGATCTGGCTTCAGATTCTCTCTCCAACTCCATGGGTTTATTTCTTCAG AAAACAAACATTATCAGAGATTATTTGGAAGATATAAATGAAGTACCCAAGTGCCGTATGTTCTGGCCCCGTGAGATTTGGAGTAAATATGTTAACAAGCTTGAG GACTTAAAGTACGAGGAGAACTCGGTTAAGGCAGTGCAATGTCTGAATGAAATGGTCACCAATGCTTTGTCACATGTAGAAGATTGTTTGACTTACATGTTCAATTTGCGTGATCCTGCCATCTTTCGATTCTGTGCCATTCCACAG GTCATGGCAATTGGGACATTAGCTATGTGCTACGACAACATTGAAGTCTTCAGAGGAGTGGTAAAAATGAGGCGTG GTCTTACTGCTAAGGTCATTGACCGGACCAAGACTATGGCAGATGTATATGGTGctttttttgacttttcttGTATGCTGAAATCCAAG GTTAATAATAACGATCCAAATGCAACAAAAACTTTGAAGAGGCTTGACGCCATCCTGAAAACTTGCAGAGACTCGGAAACCTTGAACAAAAG GAAATCTTACATAATCAGGAGCGAGCCTAATTACAGTCCAGTTCTG ATTGTTGTCATCTTCATCATACTGGCTATCATTCTTGCACAACTTTCTGGCAACCGATCTTAG
- the LOC125861810 gene encoding squalene synthase isoform X2: MGTLRAILKNPDDLYPLIKLKLASRHAEKQIPPEPHWGFCYLMLQKVSRSFALVIQQLPVELRDAVCIFYLVLRALDTVEDDTSIPTDVKVPILISFHQHVYDREWHFACGTKEYKVLMDQFHHVSTAFLELGKLYQQAIEDITMRMGAGMAKFICKEVETTDDYDEYCHYVAGLVGLGLSKLFHASGTEDLASDSLSNSMGLFLQKTNIIRDYLEDINEVPKCRMFWPREIWSKYVNKLEDLKYEENSVKAVQCLNEMVTNALSHVEDCLTYMFNLRDPAIFRFCAIPQVMAIGTLAMCYDNIEVFRGVVKMRRGLTAKVIDRTKTMADVYGAFFDFSCMLKSKVNNDPNATKTLKRLDAILKTCRDSETLNKRKSYIIRSEPNYSPVLIVVIFIILAIILAQLSGNRS; encoded by the exons ATGGGAACATTGAGGGCGATTCTGAAGAATCCAGATGATTTGTATCCATTGATAAAGCTGAAACTAGCGTCTAGACATGCGGAGAAGCAGATCCCGCCGGAGCCACATTGGGGCTTCTGTTACTTAATGCTTCAAAAGGTCTCTCGTAGTTTTGCTCTCGTCATTCAACAGCTTCCTGTCGAGCTTCGTGATGCT GTATGCATATTCTATTTGGTCCTTCGAGCACTTGACACTGTTG AGGATGATACCAGCATACCCACCGATGTTAAAGTACCTATTCTGATCTCTTTTCATCAGCATGTTTATGATCGCGAATGGCACTTTGCAT GTGGTACGAAGGAGTACAAGGTTCTCATGGACCAATTCCATCATGTTTCAACTGCTTTTCTGGAACTTGGTAAACT TTATCAGCAGGCAATTGAGGACATTACCATGAGGATGGGTGCAGGAATGGCAAAATTTATATGCAAGGAG GTGGAAACAACTGATGATTATGACGAATACTGTCACTATGTAGCTGGGCTTGTTGGGCTAGGATTGTCAAAACTGTTCCATGCCTCTGGGACAGAAGATCTGGCTTCAGATTCTCTCTCCAACTCCATGGGTTTATTTCTTCAG AAAACAAACATTATCAGAGATTATTTGGAAGATATAAATGAAGTACCCAAGTGCCGTATGTTCTGGCCCCGTGAGATTTGGAGTAAATATGTTAACAAGCTTGAG GACTTAAAGTACGAGGAGAACTCGGTTAAGGCAGTGCAATGTCTGAATGAAATGGTCACCAATGCTTTGTCACATGTAGAAGATTGTTTGACTTACATGTTCAATTTGCGTGATCCTGCCATCTTTCGATTCTGTGCCATTCCACAG GTCATGGCAATTGGGACATTAGCTATGTGCTACGACAACATTGAAGTCTTCAGAGGAGTGGTAAAAATGAGGCGTG GTCTTACTGCTAAGGTCATTGACCGGACCAAGACTATGGCAGATGTATATGGTGctttttttgacttttcttGTATGCTGAAATCCAAGGT TAATAACGATCCAAATGCAACAAAAACTTTGAAGAGGCTTGACGCCATCCTGAAAACTTGCAGAGACTCGGAAACCTTGAACAAAAG GAAATCTTACATAATCAGGAGCGAGCCTAATTACAGTCCAGTTCTG ATTGTTGTCATCTTCATCATACTGGCTATCATTCTTGCACAACTTTCTGGCAACCGATCTTAG
- the LOC125861823 gene encoding SH3 domain-containing protein 2, with translation MEAIRKQATRLREQVARQQQAVLKQFGAGGYGSDLVTDEAEMQQHHKLERLYISTRAAKHFQRDIVRGVEGYIVTGSKQVEIGTKLSEDSRKYGAENTCTSGTTLSKAALGFSRARAQMEKERGNLLKALGTQVAEPLRAMVMGAPLEDARHLAQRYDRMRQEAEAQAVEVSRRQAKLREGTGHPDMAYKLEAAETKLDDLKSNTNTLGKEAAAAMAAVEAQQQRLTLQRLIAMVESERSYHQRILQILDQLEAEMLSERQRIEAAPAPAPPVDTMPPPPSYEEVNGVSTSPVQNGSTDNMGYFLGEVMYPYQAESDVELNLSVGEYIVIRKVSNNGWAEGECKGRAGWFPFGYIERRDRVLASKVAEVF, from the exons ATGGAAGCGATCCGAAAGCAAGCTACAAGGCTCAGGGAACAGGTCGCTCGGCAACAGCAA GCTGTCCTCAAGCAGTTTGGGGCAGGGGGATATGGTTCAGATCTTGTGACTGATGAAGCTGAGATGCAGCAGCATCATAAGCTCGAAAGGCTTTACATATCCACTCGTGCTGCAAAG CATTTTCAAAGGGATATTGTCCGTGGTGTTGAAGGCTATATTGTTACTGGGTCTAAACAAGTTGAAATAG GAACTAAACTGTCAGAAGATAGTAGGAAATATGGCGCTGAAAATACTTGTACAAGTGGTACTACATTGTCAAAAGCTGCATTAGGTTTTTCACGTGCTCGTGCTCAGATGGAGAAGGAGCGAGGGAATCTATTGAAAGCCCTTGGAACACAG GTTGCAGAACCATTAAGGGCCATGGTGATGGGAGCTCCATTGGAAGATGCTCGACATCTTGCTCAAAGATATGACAGAATGCGGCAAGAGGCAGAAGCACAG GCTGTTGAAGTATCCAGACGACAAGCTAAATTGAGAGAAGGAACAGGTCATCCTGACATGGCATACAAACTGGAAGCAGCTGAAACAAAGCTAGATGACTTGAAGTCAAACACAAATACATTAGGAAAAGAAGCCGCAGCAGCTATGGCTGCTGTTGAAGCTCAGCAGCAAAGATTGACTCTCCAACGATTGATTGCCATG GTTGAATCAGAACGGTCATACCATCAGAGAATCCTTCAGATTCTTGATCAGCTAGAAGCCGAG ATGTTATCAGAGCGCCAGCGTATTGAAGCAGCTCCTGCTCCTGCTCCTCCCGTGGATACTATGCCTCCACCTCCctcttatgaagaagtaaaTGGTGTCTCTACTTCACCCGTTCAGAATGGATCAACTGATAATATGGGTTACTTTCTTGGAGAA GTCATGTACCCATATCAAGCTGAATCTGATGTGGAGCTTAATTTGTCTGTTGGAGAATATATCGTTATTCGCAAG GTTTCCAACAATGGTTGGGCCGAAGGTGAATGCAAGGGCAGAGCAGGATGGTTCCCTTTTGGTTACATTGAAAGAAGGGATCGCGTCCTAGCTAGCAAAGTGGCCGAAGTTTTCTGA